One genomic window of Methanosarcina acetivorans C2A includes the following:
- a CDS encoding MFS transporter, whose translation MNPDRRLIYVAVFAIMGLSNAVIPILPELAALYHSTFGEFASSLLFSGYFLGALATMLPFGIMADRVGNLRFIGLGIILTAISGLIIFFSEDLWILIISRFMEGAACGAFFPAAFSTLSKCKDPGRCMGEFTFLFNAGLASGALISGLLADTYLKGAILIFTFIALLSIIPLFPRYKELINPNVEEEKTDLLPDSLQDHFKHSFSEVARLLNRQNSGIWLSSFLLNGAIGVLIAYYPDYSLEFLTKTQLGSAIASLYICAMVTSLLVGRFRIKEKVIIGIGLSFSALGAFFAIKYPFLGFSSLGGGSGIAMVGFALAVARMDAYRGLAMGFFNTTIYAGLSLLPIAAGFLTGFLSFEKIFAVNGFILAGALLLKD comes from the coding sequence ATGAACCCTGACAGGCGCTTGATTTATGTTGCAGTTTTTGCAATTATGGGGCTTTCCAATGCTGTAATTCCCATCCTCCCGGAACTTGCAGCTCTTTATCACAGTACGTTTGGGGAATTTGCCTCAAGCCTTCTCTTTTCAGGGTACTTTCTGGGAGCCCTTGCGACAATGCTCCCCTTCGGGATTATGGCTGACAGGGTCGGGAACCTCAGGTTCATAGGGCTTGGGATTATTCTTACAGCCATCTCGGGGCTAATCATTTTTTTCTCCGAAGACCTGTGGATCCTCATCATTTCCAGGTTTATGGAAGGCGCTGCATGCGGAGCTTTTTTTCCTGCTGCATTTTCTACACTCTCAAAGTGCAAAGATCCGGGGCGCTGCATGGGAGAATTCACATTTCTTTTCAATGCCGGACTGGCTTCAGGAGCTCTAATTTCAGGCCTGCTGGCAGATACCTACCTGAAAGGAGCTATTCTCATATTCACTTTCATAGCTTTGCTTTCGATCATTCCGCTTTTTCCCAGATACAAAGAACTCATTAACCCGAACGTAGAAGAAGAGAAAACAGATTTACTGCCAGATTCCCTCCAAGACCATTTCAAACATTCTTTCAGCGAAGTTGCAAGACTCCTTAACCGTCAGAATTCGGGGATATGGCTGAGTTCTTTTTTGCTCAACGGAGCGATAGGGGTTCTCATAGCCTACTATCCCGACTACAGCCTTGAATTCCTGACAAAAACCCAGCTCGGAAGCGCTATTGCAAGCCTATATATCTGTGCCATGGTCACTTCTCTTCTGGTCGGGCGTTTTAGAATTAAGGAAAAGGTAATCATCGGGATAGGCCTATCCTTTTCAGCCCTTGGTGCCTTTTTTGCAATCAAATACCCCTTCCTGGGATTTTCAAGCCTGGGAGGCGGATCAGGAATTGCAATGGTAGGTTTTGCCCTGGCGGTCGCAAGAATGGATGCCTATAGAGGTCTTGCAATGGGGTTTTTTAACACAACCATATACGCAGGCCTGTCCTTGCTCCCGATCGCTGCAGGGTTCCTCACGGGGTTCCTGAGCTTTGAAAAGATATTTGCCGTAAACGGCTTTATCCTGGCAGGAGCCCTTCTACTAAAAGACTGA
- a CDS encoding MFS transporter: MNSKKLILYSSVFAIQGLSNAVIPVLPELAGEGNANPAISSLLYSGYFIGAFLTLLPFGILADRIGNLKVAGLGITLTAISGLFISFSDNLWILGISRFVEGLGCGAFFPAAFSMIVEWKDSQRSMGEFNFLLNAGLAAGVFFSGMLAEMGIKTAINIFTVLAGFSFALLLPEAWELVHSDSSGGRKKKSGTSNHKEPLGKKPESPMNLEPANYLEKFRQAFSESRIWKIWGISVLLYGTTGILTANYADYSADFLTKPELGLAIAASYVAAMLSSLAAGRTGADYKKIVRTGLVLATAGILLSVKAPLLAFFLIGAGGGAAIIGLVTAMSRISSSGFTMGIFNTGIYAGLGIVPVFGSIFIELLGYEKVFLGSSLVLLMMLFVKLE, translated from the coding sequence ATGAACTCGAAAAAACTCATACTTTACTCTTCAGTCTTTGCGATCCAGGGCCTTTCAAATGCAGTAATTCCTGTCCTTCCCGAACTTGCAGGAGAGGGCAACGCTAACCCTGCCATCTCAAGCCTGCTTTATTCCGGATACTTTATAGGGGCTTTTCTCACACTCTTACCATTCGGAATCCTTGCCGATAGGATAGGAAACCTGAAGGTAGCAGGCCTGGGAATCACACTTACCGCTATTTCGGGGCTTTTTATTTCATTTTCTGACAACCTGTGGATTCTCGGGATCTCAAGATTCGTGGAGGGCCTGGGCTGCGGAGCTTTTTTCCCTGCGGCTTTTTCCATGATTGTGGAATGGAAAGACAGCCAGCGCAGTATGGGAGAATTTAATTTCCTGTTAAACGCCGGACTTGCTGCAGGAGTTTTTTTCTCCGGAATGCTTGCGGAAATGGGAATCAAAACTGCAATAAATATCTTTACCGTCCTTGCAGGCTTTTCCTTTGCCCTGCTTCTTCCGGAAGCCTGGGAACTTGTACATTCAGACAGTTCCGGTGGGAGAAAGAAAAAATCCGGCACCTCAAACCATAAAGAGCCATTAGGGAAGAAGCCTGAAAGCCCAATGAACTTAGAGCCTGCCAACTACCTGGAAAAATTCAGACAGGCTTTTTCTGAAAGCAGGATCTGGAAGATATGGGGGATTTCCGTTCTCCTCTACGGAACAACAGGGATCCTGACTGCAAATTACGCGGACTACAGTGCGGACTTCCTGACAAAACCGGAGCTGGGGCTTGCAATTGCAGCTTCATATGTAGCTGCAATGCTGAGTTCTCTGGCTGCAGGGAGAACAGGTGCAGATTATAAGAAGATAGTAAGGACAGGCCTGGTCCTTGCAACTGCAGGCATTCTGCTCTCGGTAAAAGCCCCTCTACTGGCCTTCTTCCTTATTGGTGCAGGAGGAGGAGCGGCAATTATAGGACTTGTTACTGCCATGTCCAGAATAAGCTCGAGCGGATTTACAATGGGGATCTTTAATACGGGGATCTATGCAGGGCTCGGGATAGTACCCGTTTTTGGGAGTATATTTATAGAGCTTTTAGGCTATGAAAAGGTATTCCTCGGAAGCTCCCTGGTGCTTTTGATGATGCTTTTCGTAAAGTTGGAATAA
- a CDS encoding RNA-binding protein — MKVKSRVQLRKNVKNKMLKDLESTFGEEMIELEKKTLEKVTLDEFSLILMDSKPLLFEVEGHLFPTVRGALEMELQKRLVVVDKGAIQFVSNGADIMAPGILEADPEIKEGDLVIIVEETHRKALAIGKALMEGQQMVDADSGKAIKSITHVGDKLWNFEF; from the coding sequence TTGAAAGTAAAGTCGAGAGTTCAGCTGAGGAAAAATGTAAAGAATAAGATGTTAAAAGACCTTGAGTCCACTTTCGGGGAAGAAATGATAGAGCTGGAAAAAAAAACTCTGGAAAAGGTTACTCTGGACGAGTTTTCCCTGATCCTCATGGACAGCAAACCCCTTCTGTTTGAAGTAGAGGGGCATCTATTCCCTACGGTCCGCGGGGCTCTTGAGATGGAGCTTCAGAAACGTCTTGTTGTGGTAGACAAAGGAGCTATTCAATTCGTTTCAAACGGAGCGGATATTATGGCTCCCGGAATTCTGGAAGCTGACCCTGAAATAAAAGAGGGAGACTTAGTAATTATAGTTGAAGAGACTCACAGGAAAGCTCTTGCAATAGGAAAAGCCCTTATGGAAGGGCAGCAGATGGTTGATGCAGATTCGGGAAAAGCCATAAAGTCAATAACTCATGTAGGAGATAAACTCTGGAATTTTGAATTCTAA
- the sepF gene encoding cell division protein SepF produces MAKLIDKILGGNVKSSTSAEDYTEIDLSKYEEVLEDEPAETYVKIAEVSSINQVSALKQEIYNGNILMVDISNIRGDDLLRDRVLKELKDVVVDVHGDIAGVKGNTVIVTPTGIKIDRSKIIGGKY; encoded by the coding sequence ATGGCAAAACTCATAGACAAGATCCTTGGCGGCAATGTAAAAAGCTCAACCAGTGCCGAAGATTACACTGAAATTGACCTCAGCAAATATGAAGAAGTTCTGGAGGACGAGCCTGCAGAGACTTACGTAAAAATTGCAGAAGTCTCAAGCATCAACCAGGTATCCGCACTCAAGCAGGAGATTTACAACGGGAACATCCTTATGGTAGACATCTCAAACATCAGGGGCGACGACCTGCTAAGGGACAGGGTTTTAAAAGAGCTGAAAGATGTTGTTGTCGATGTCCACGGAGATATTGCAGGTGTCAAAGGGAACACTGTGATCGTAACTCCTACAGGCATTAAAATCGACAGATCAAAGATTATTGGTGGAAAATATTGA
- a CDS encoding ZPR1 zinc finger domain-containing protein — protein sequence MNQDHFKRENFETRISCPLCQSDLVMKWQRDNIPYFGEVMYITARCQCSFRFADTMILSSKEPMRYKLSVESPEDLEARVIRSTSGTIRIPEMGIIVEPGTVSDSYITNIEGVLQRVQKVLMTASKWVQEDEEKFARSQELLCMLDEVIEGKRTITVIVEDPLGNSAIISKKAVATKLSKEEAEKLNTGMIVFDVDKSELEHDVSDNVKPLGGD from the coding sequence TTGAATCAGGATCATTTTAAGAGAGAAAACTTTGAGACAAGGATCTCCTGCCCTCTGTGTCAGAGCGACCTTGTAATGAAATGGCAGAGAGATAACATTCCCTATTTCGGGGAGGTCATGTACATAACTGCAAGATGCCAGTGCAGTTTCCGTTTTGCAGATACAATGATTCTCTCCAGCAAAGAACCCATGCGCTATAAGCTGTCAGTTGAGAGCCCGGAAGACCTGGAAGCAAGAGTCATCCGCTCAACCTCAGGAACGATCCGCATTCCTGAGATGGGAATTATTGTCGAGCCCGGTACGGTTTCTGATTCGTATATAACGAACATCGAAGGTGTGCTGCAGAGGGTTCAGAAGGTCCTTATGACCGCGAGCAAATGGGTACAGGAGGATGAAGAAAAATTTGCCCGCAGCCAGGAACTCCTGTGCATGCTCGATGAAGTAATCGAAGGTAAGAGAACAATTACAGTCATCGTAGAAGACCCCCTCGGAAACAGTGCAATTATTTCGAAAAAAGCTGTTGCTACCAAACTCTCAAAGGAAGAGGCTGAAAAGCTTAATACAGGCATGATAGTTTTCGATGTTGACAAATCCGAACTTGAACACGACGTTTCGGACAACGTCAAGCCCCTCGGAGGAGATTAA
- the proS gene encoding proline--tRNA ligase, whose product MAESEKEAALPPKEEFSDWYNELLWMAEIMDVRYPVKGLYVWYPFGFAIRRSTYNIIREILDNSGHQETLFPLLIPENEFMKEAEHIKGFENEVYWVTHGGKDSLDIPLALRPTSETAIYPMYKMWVRSHADFPIKLYQIVNTFRYETKHTRPLIRLREITSFKEAHTVHATWEDAEAQVKEAVELYTEIYRRLAVPVLRSRRPDWDKFPGADYTDAIDAMMPDGRTLQIGTVHHLGDNFAKTFDIKYEAPDGEQRYAHQTCYGISERSIAATISIHGDDKGLVLPPEIAPVQVVIIPIIFKKGAEEVLAACRDVQERLKKTGVKVEIDASDLRPGAKYYRWEMKGVPLRLEIGPRDLENNVAVSVRRDTGEKEQIPLPEIETGVLQKFEAIQNSLYEKAKVGLESRIFDCTELEEVKEKIQKGVATIPWCGKKECGLAMEDRIGAGILGIPLTPRGKGKEKCPVCGAETETRVYVARTY is encoded by the coding sequence ATGGCAGAAAGCGAAAAAGAAGCAGCACTCCCTCCAAAAGAGGAATTCAGCGATTGGTATAACGAACTCCTGTGGATGGCAGAAATAATGGACGTCCGTTACCCTGTAAAGGGGCTTTATGTCTGGTACCCCTTCGGTTTTGCCATCAGGAGGAGTACTTACAATATCATAAGGGAAATTCTCGATAACAGTGGGCACCAGGAAACCCTTTTTCCCCTGCTGATCCCTGAAAACGAGTTTATGAAAGAAGCCGAGCACATCAAAGGCTTTGAAAATGAGGTATACTGGGTCACTCATGGTGGAAAAGACTCTCTTGACATCCCCCTGGCGCTCCGCCCCACAAGTGAGACTGCCATTTATCCTATGTACAAGATGTGGGTCAGGTCTCATGCAGATTTCCCTATCAAACTCTACCAGATAGTCAACACTTTCCGCTATGAGACAAAGCATACCCGCCCTCTGATAAGGCTCAGGGAGATTACTTCTTTTAAAGAAGCCCATACCGTGCATGCCACCTGGGAAGATGCGGAAGCCCAGGTAAAGGAAGCTGTTGAACTTTACACCGAGATCTACCGCAGGCTGGCAGTTCCTGTGCTCCGCTCAAGGAGACCAGACTGGGATAAGTTCCCGGGCGCTGATTACACCGATGCCATTGACGCCATGATGCCTGACGGAAGAACCCTTCAGATAGGAACCGTCCACCACCTTGGCGACAACTTCGCAAAGACTTTCGATATAAAGTACGAAGCCCCTGACGGCGAACAGCGCTATGCACACCAGACCTGTTACGGAATTTCGGAGCGGTCTATTGCAGCCACAATCTCCATCCACGGAGATGACAAAGGGCTTGTCCTGCCTCCTGAAATCGCACCTGTTCAGGTGGTCATTATCCCGATCATTTTCAAGAAAGGAGCAGAAGAAGTGCTTGCAGCCTGCAGGGATGTTCAGGAACGCCTGAAGAAAACGGGGGTTAAGGTTGAAATTGATGCAAGCGACCTGCGCCCCGGAGCAAAGTATTACAGATGGGAAATGAAAGGCGTGCCCCTCAGACTTGAAATCGGACCTAGAGACCTGGAAAACAATGTCGCGGTTTCGGTCCGGAGAGACACCGGGGAAAAAGAACAGATTCCCCTTCCGGAGATAGAGACCGGAGTGCTTCAGAAATTTGAAGCAATCCAGAACAGCCTTTATGAAAAAGCCAAAGTCGGACTCGAAAGCCGCATCTTTGATTGCACCGAACTTGAAGAAGTAAAGGAAAAGATCCAGAAAGGGGTTGCAACAATTCCCTGGTGCGGTAAAAAAGAGTGCGGGCTTGCAATGGAAGACCGGATAGGCGCAGGTATCCTGGGAATTCCCCTGACCCCAAGAGGAAAAGGAAAGGAGAAATGTCCTGTTTGCGGAGCAGAAACCGAAACCCGCGTTTACGTTGCGAGAACATACTGA
- the cobT gene encoding nicotinate mononucleotide-dependent phosphoribosyltransferase CobT, with product MAWIDPEVTKKPKKPMFLCVLSNTKTAHIPKLSAAGKTAELTDYTPAGDAELIETGNIISVPVLPMTPPYDTPTPAIMTRSALKLTEAPYHFINSGLIVTPEVPCIDLKAKPGEDIREPIAVRDVQGIYERAKFLAKRLRSQIDHVVIGESIPGGTTTAMGVLNALGYNGNVSSSADENPLELKKQVVEEGMKASGLTFGSLKDEPMKAIACMGDPMMPAVIGLVAGFQGTEVDVVLAGGTQMAAVYAIIKHLGFNTEKLAIATTRYVVEDKSAHFVELTKTLEVPVVYIADPGFGKSSLKGLHRYETGTIKEGAGAGGAMYLAGLFGVTQDEFRSEVENVCKLLKAGQ from the coding sequence ATGGCCTGGATCGACCCGGAAGTAACGAAAAAGCCTAAAAAACCAATGTTTTTATGCGTGCTTTCCAATACCAAAACCGCACATATCCCGAAGCTCTCAGCAGCAGGGAAAACGGCTGAACTTACGGATTATACACCGGCGGGGGATGCGGAACTTATAGAAACAGGAAACATTATCAGCGTACCAGTTCTTCCCATGACTCCTCCCTATGATACCCCTACCCCTGCAATAATGACACGTTCGGCGCTGAAACTGACAGAGGCACCTTACCATTTTATCAACTCCGGCCTGATCGTGACCCCGGAAGTCCCCTGCATTGACCTGAAAGCAAAGCCCGGAGAAGACATACGGGAGCCTATTGCAGTGCGGGACGTACAGGGCATCTACGAGCGGGCAAAATTCCTTGCCAAGAGGCTCAGAAGCCAGATAGACCACGTAGTTATCGGGGAGAGCATACCTGGTGGCACAACAACAGCGATGGGAGTATTAAATGCACTCGGGTATAACGGAAACGTCAGCAGCAGTGCTGATGAAAACCCGCTCGAGCTCAAAAAGCAGGTCGTTGAAGAAGGTATGAAAGCCTCAGGCCTGACCTTTGGCAGCTTGAAAGATGAGCCCATGAAAGCCATTGCCTGCATGGGAGATCCCATGATGCCTGCGGTCATCGGTCTTGTGGCAGGTTTTCAGGGCACGGAGGTCGATGTTGTCCTTGCCGGCGGAACTCAGATGGCAGCGGTCTATGCCATTATCAAACACCTGGGCTTTAACACCGAAAAGCTCGCAATCGCGACAACCCGTTACGTAGTAGAGGATAAATCCGCACACTTCGTAGAACTCACAAAAACTCTGGAAGTACCGGTAGTCTACATTGCTGACCCCGGTTTTGGAAAATCATCCCTGAAAGGACTTCACAGGTACGAAACCGGCACGATAAAGGAAGGTGCAGGTGCCGGAGGTGCCATGTATCTTGCAGGCCTTTTCGGAGTCACCCAGGATGAATTCCGGTCCGAAGTGGAAAACGTTTGCAAATTGCTTAAAGCCGGGCAGTGA
- a CDS encoding aldolase, whose protein sequence is MVSINEEGVIVPLDVPKAMRETYVKNYMEITKGTGRLMLFAGDQKVEHLNDDFFEEGVPEDDADPEHLFRIAARSKIGVFATQLGLIARYGMDYKDVPYLVKVNSKTHLVGTSQADPFSNLWYDVDQVAEFKENSGLNILGVGYTIYLGSEYEAEMLVQAAQVVYDAHQHGMVSVLWIYPRGAAVKDEKDPHLIAGATGVGACLGTDFVKVNYPKKEGEKSAEIFKEAIKAAGRTKVVCAGGSSDEAEAFLKKLHDQIHISRAQGNATGRNIHQKSLDEAVRMCNAIYAITVEDTSAEEALKIYRGK, encoded by the coding sequence ATGGTTTCAATTAACGAAGAAGGCGTAATCGTACCTTTAGACGTCCCGAAAGCAATGCGTGAGACATACGTGAAAAACTACATGGAAATTACAAAAGGCACCGGAAGGCTCATGCTTTTTGCAGGAGACCAGAAAGTAGAGCACCTGAATGATGACTTTTTTGAAGAAGGAGTTCCTGAAGACGATGCTGATCCTGAACACCTTTTCAGGATTGCAGCCCGGTCCAAAATAGGAGTTTTTGCAACCCAGCTCGGGCTGATTGCCCGCTATGGCATGGACTATAAAGACGTCCCTTATCTCGTGAAGGTGAACTCCAAGACCCATCTCGTTGGCACTTCCCAAGCAGATCCCTTCAGCAACCTCTGGTATGATGTCGACCAGGTAGCTGAGTTTAAGGAAAACAGCGGGCTCAATATCCTTGGGGTCGGGTATACAATTTATCTTGGCAGCGAGTATGAAGCCGAAATGCTTGTGCAGGCCGCCCAGGTAGTTTACGACGCCCATCAGCATGGGATGGTCTCAGTACTCTGGATTTATCCCCGCGGAGCTGCCGTAAAAGACGAAAAGGACCCGCACCTGATCGCAGGGGCAACAGGAGTAGGAGCCTGTCTCGGGACTGACTTTGTAAAGGTCAATTACCCGAAAAAGGAAGGAGAAAAATCCGCCGAGATTTTCAAAGAAGCCATCAAAGCAGCCGGACGCACAAAAGTTGTTTGTGCTGGCGGTTCAAGCGATGAAGCCGAAGCTTTCCTCAAAAAGCTCCACGACCAGATCCACATCTCCAGGGCTCAGGGGAATGCAACCGGAAGAAACATCCACCAGAAATCCCTGGATGAAGCTGTCCGCATGTGCAACGCAATCTACGCCATAACCGTGGAAGACACAAGCGCTGAAGAAGCCCTGAAGATTTACAGGGGGAAGTAA
- the pyk gene encoding pyruvate kinase has product MQIPDHKTKIVCTIGPASFSEEVLRKLVLAGMNVARINFSHGDFESHGKVIRRVRKVAEELDRTVAILADLPGPKIRVGKLKKEPLMLHKGNRITLTTDETSGSEDRIPVNYKQLPESVSPGSLIYLSDGFIQLLCLEISGKDVVCEVMVGGQLYSHKGLNLPGAKIYLDSVTEHDFKILEFALNEEVDAVSISFVEKAEDIRKVRNFASTMGKPVYVVSKIERSQAVQNIEEILEETDALMVARGDLGVEIPIQEVPSVQKELIRSAKLLSIPVITATHMLASMTDNIRPTRAEATDVANAILDGTDAVMLSEETAVGNYPVETVEMMAKIAKTTENWRSRTKWGLDTMLKGITAQKMSVDEVIALQVHEALQKLPVAVVLTPTRSGATPRRLSRFKPEPWILAFTRFPKTCSSLALSYGVYPIIVKEVSENWETETTEKAKELGFAKSGELVVFTQGPASGKPGGTNMLKILTLD; this is encoded by the coding sequence ATGCAAATCCCTGACCATAAAACAAAGATCGTCTGCACCATAGGCCCTGCTTCCTTCTCCGAGGAAGTCCTCAGGAAACTGGTGCTTGCGGGAATGAACGTTGCAAGGATTAACTTTTCCCACGGAGACTTCGAGAGCCACGGAAAAGTTATCCGGAGGGTCCGAAAGGTTGCAGAAGAGCTTGACAGGACAGTTGCTATCCTTGCCGACCTCCCAGGCCCGAAAATTCGCGTAGGCAAGCTCAAAAAAGAGCCGCTTATGCTCCATAAAGGGAACCGAATAACCCTTACCACTGACGAGACTTCTGGAAGCGAGGACCGCATCCCGGTCAACTACAAACAGCTCCCTGAGAGCGTCTCCCCGGGAAGCCTTATCTACCTGAGTGACGGATTTATCCAGCTCCTCTGCCTGGAAATCTCGGGAAAAGATGTAGTCTGCGAAGTTATGGTCGGAGGACAACTCTACTCCCATAAAGGGCTGAACCTGCCAGGGGCAAAAATTTACCTGGACTCTGTGACGGAACATGACTTCAAAATCCTTGAGTTTGCCCTGAACGAAGAAGTTGACGCAGTCAGCATCTCTTTTGTGGAAAAAGCCGAAGATATCCGAAAAGTCCGGAATTTTGCTTCAACCATGGGAAAACCTGTATACGTTGTCTCAAAAATCGAACGGAGCCAGGCGGTCCAGAATATAGAAGAGATCCTTGAGGAAACCGATGCCCTGATGGTTGCCAGAGGAGACCTGGGAGTTGAGATTCCTATCCAAGAAGTACCTTCGGTCCAGAAAGAACTCATCCGGAGTGCAAAGCTCCTGAGCATCCCCGTAATTACTGCAACCCACATGCTGGCCTCCATGACCGACAACATCAGGCCTACAAGGGCGGAGGCTACAGACGTTGCCAACGCCATCCTTGACGGGACGGACGCGGTCATGCTCTCGGAAGAAACCGCAGTTGGGAACTATCCCGTGGAAACTGTGGAGATGATGGCAAAAATTGCAAAAACAACAGAAAACTGGCGCTCCCGAACGAAGTGGGGACTTGACACAATGCTCAAGGGAATTACGGCACAGAAAATGTCAGTGGACGAGGTAATCGCTCTCCAGGTACACGAAGCCCTGCAAAAGCTTCCTGTAGCCGTTGTACTCACCCCAACCCGAAGCGGAGCAACCCCGCGCAGGCTTTCCCGCTTCAAGCCTGAACCCTGGATCCTGGCTTTCACCCGCTTCCCGAAAACCTGTAGCTCCCTTGCCTTGTCCTATGGGGTTTATCCGATAATAGTAAAAGAAGTCTCTGAAAACTGGGAAACGGAGACCACGGAAAAGGCAAAGGAACTGGGATTTGCAAAAAGCGGAGAGCTCGTAGTTTTCACCCAGGGACCTGCTTCCGGAAAACCAGGAGGCACAAACATGCTCAAGATCCTGACTCTGGACTGA
- a CDS encoding tetratricopeptide repeat protein has product MGLSSSFEKIFLKKIDGKNSHDWFELGAMEKDPEKKVEYFKNTVELKPNFVGGWTVLGNAYAGMGEYEKAMECYNKALSICPKYKEAKYNRKNLEKKMKETELKPGT; this is encoded by the coding sequence TTGGGACTTTCCAGTTCCTTTGAAAAGATTTTCCTGAAAAAGATAGACGGTAAGAATTCTCATGACTGGTTTGAACTCGGGGCAATGGAAAAAGACCCTGAGAAAAAGGTAGAATACTTCAAAAACACAGTAGAGTTAAAACCGAATTTCGTAGGCGGCTGGACCGTGCTCGGAAACGCCTATGCCGGGATGGGAGAGTATGAAAAAGCCATGGAATGCTACAACAAGGCTCTTTCAATCTGCCCAAAGTACAAGGAAGCAAAGTATAACAGGAAAAATCTGGAAAAAAAGATGAAGGAAACCGAATTAAAACCGGGAACATGA
- a CDS encoding tetratricopeptide repeat protein has translation MLLGFLDKLFKKKLEGKTVEEWYGLAVSETDPEKKIEYFDKVLALKPDFAGAWNLRGLEFVMLKQYEEAIASFDKALEIRPNYPEAKYNKEDAETELRKIGAAEKPVEEEKEGSSETHGEKGEEPKAEGTES, from the coding sequence ATGCTATTGGGATTTCTGGACAAACTGTTCAAAAAGAAACTCGAAGGAAAAACCGTAGAAGAATGGTACGGACTTGCTGTTTCTGAAACTGACCCTGAAAAGAAGATTGAGTACTTCGATAAAGTCCTGGCTTTAAAGCCCGATTTTGCAGGAGCCTGGAACCTCAGAGGGCTTGAATTTGTGATGCTCAAGCAGTATGAAGAAGCCATTGCCTCTTTTGACAAAGCGCTTGAGATAAGACCCAACTATCCGGAGGCAAAATACAATAAAGAAGATGCAGAAACAGAATTGAGGAAGATCGGGGCAGCAGAAAAGCCGGTTGAAGAGGAGAAAGAAGGCTCATCGGAAACTCACGGGGAGAAAGGAGAAGAACCTAAAGCTGAGGGAACAGAAAGTTAA
- a CDS encoding geranylgeranyl reductase family protein, with product MIPKASYDVIVVGAGPSGSTAALHSAKNGASVLLLDKKREIGNPIQCAGFLPDASEVQALLPEAKLPETLKNYPDSCVLQHIKTQRIIPPNGNVKEFAVRGRVLDRRRYDQFLAEQAAAAGAELMAKTRVTRVEGTKVETSGVFGKHILKAKVVIGADGPNSLVAKSKGLAMKPESKETSVALEYQVRNVDIDPDALEMYFGKDYVPGGYAWIFPEGERRANVGIGIRSGMAEKGISAKDYLHRFMRDHPLAAPKLKNAIIMNVVAGIIPINGAPANTATEDTLIAGDAAGHIIATNGGGIPPAMIAGKIAGETAAEFAAGKCKLEAYDRRWRVQFGSALETSVQARQIMDGIMKSDALMNAAFKFISPEQMKVMQCGKLPGPVKLGLQALSRGKK from the coding sequence ATGATTCCAAAAGCCTCTTACGATGTCATCGTTGTGGGTGCGGGCCCTTCAGGTTCCACCGCTGCCCTGCATTCCGCAAAGAATGGGGCTTCTGTCCTGCTTCTCGATAAAAAAAGAGAAATTGGAAACCCCATCCAGTGTGCCGGTTTTCTTCCGGATGCCTCGGAAGTGCAGGCCCTGCTGCCTGAGGCCAAGCTGCCTGAAACCCTGAAAAACTATCCCGACTCCTGCGTACTGCAGCATATCAAAACCCAGCGGATCATCCCCCCAAACGGCAATGTAAAAGAGTTTGCCGTCCGGGGCAGAGTCCTTGACCGCCGCCGCTATGACCAGTTCCTGGCTGAGCAAGCTGCTGCGGCAGGGGCCGAACTGATGGCAAAAACCAGGGTGACACGGGTGGAAGGTACAAAGGTTGAAACTTCAGGGGTCTTCGGGAAACATATCCTGAAAGCAAAGGTGGTTATTGGAGCTGACGGCCCTAATTCTCTTGTCGCAAAATCAAAAGGTCTTGCCATGAAACCCGAATCAAAGGAAACCTCTGTTGCCCTTGAGTACCAGGTCCGGAACGTTGATATTGACCCGGACGCCCTTGAGATGTATTTCGGAAAAGATTATGTCCCGGGCGGTTATGCATGGATTTTTCCGGAAGGCGAGAGGCGGGCAAACGTAGGAATCGGAATCCGAAGTGGAATGGCCGAAAAAGGGATTTCTGCAAAAGATTACCTTCACCGTTTTATGCGGGATCACCCTCTAGCCGCCCCGAAGCTGAAAAACGCTATTATAATGAATGTCGTTGCAGGCATTATTCCCATAAATGGAGCCCCTGCAAACACTGCAACCGAAGATACTCTGATCGCAGGGGATGCCGCCGGGCATATCATCGCAACAAACGGTGGGGGGATCCCTCCTGCAATGATTGCCGGAAAAATTGCGGGAGAAACTGCAGCTGAATTTGCCGCCGGGAAATGCAAGCTTGAAGCTTACGACAGGCGCTGGAGAGTTCAGTTTGGGTCGGCTCTAGAAACTTCGGTACAGGCGAGACAGATCATGGACGGGATCATGAAATCTGATGCTCTGATGAATGCGGCTTTCAAGTTTATTTCCCCTGAACAGATGAAGGTCATGCAGTGCGGAAAACTTCCCGGACCTGTAAAACTCGGGCTTCAGGCCCTGAGCCGCGGAAAAAAGTAA